TCAGATCGCCGAATTTTTCGGAAAAGAAAATAAGAAATTCAAAGCTGGACAGTTTGATGTGGGCACAAACCAAAGCTGGAAATCAAAACTGTCGGTGTGGGTGCGGGGCAATTTTTTTATTCCCGATGCCCGCGTATTTTGGGTGAAACCTTCAGCCAGATTATTAAAAGCTTATCTTAAAGAAAACCATTTTGATGCAATCGTCACAACCGGGCCGCCGCATTCGGTGCATCTGATTGGCCTGAAACTCAAAAAGGAATTTCCGGACCTGAAATGGATTGCGGATTTCCGTGATCCGTGGACAGAAATCTCCTACTATAAACATTTAAAACTTACGAAAAGTGCTGATTTAAAACACCGTACCCTCGAACAACAGGTCTTTAAAACAGCAGATATCACGCTCGCAACGAGTTTTTCGGATTCGGAAAATTTCGCGGAAAAGGGCGCTAACGCAGTTTGCATCACGAACGGATTTGATGAAGTTGAGTCAGTAACTTATGAGAAGAGCACAAAATTTACGCTTAGTTATGTCGGTGTTCTGGAGCAGCTGCGTAACCCTGATATTCTGTGGGAAGTTTTAAACGGAATTTTGTTCGAAAATCCAGCATTTTCAGATGATTTTGAATTTAAATGTGTCGGACGTATTGATGATAAAATCCTAAGAAAAATAAACAGTTCGCCACTTAAAAATTCACTTCGCAATCTGGGTTACCTTTCGCATGCCGAGGCGAACCGTGAAATGCGGAATTCAGATTTGCTGTTGATTACCAATTTCCCCGACGAAGCTTCAAAAGGTATTATTCCGGGTAAGATTTTTGAATACCTTGCCACCGGAAACCAGATTCTGTCTTTCGGGCCCAAAGACAGCGACGTGAAAATAATACTGGCTGAAACCAATGCCGGCCAACATTTTACCTACGACGATGCGGCAGCTTTGAAAGTGTTTATTCTGCAGCAATATGAGAACTGGAAATCCGGCAATCTGCAGCAGGAAACGCGTAATATCGATCGTTTTTCGAGAAAATATCTAACCGGGAAACTTACTGAAATTCTGGATAGGGAACCCGCGTGAGGGCGAAGCCGCCGCGCAACTTTAAAGATTGGGAGCCGCAGACCGGCGCACATAAAAAAAGAGCAAAATTAAAATTTTGCTCTTTTTTATGGGGGACACGCCCAAACTATTTTTACAGCCAACCCATCTCGGCCATCCATTCGTCATTATAAATCTTACCGACATACCGCGAACCGTGGTCATGCAGCAGAACTACAACTACGTCATCTTTGGTGAATTGATCTTTCATCTGCACCAACGCTGCAATAGCGCTGCCCGCCGAATATCCACAGAAAATACCTTCTTCTTTGGCCAGTTTTCTTGCGTAGATCGCGCCGTCTTTGTCGGTTACTTTTTCGAAATGATCGATCACCGTCATGTCGTAGTTTTCGGGAATGATGTCTTCGCCGATGCCTTCGGTGATATACGTGTAAGCGTGGTCGTAATGCAGTTCGCCGGTCTCATGGAATTCTTTGAGGATTGATCCGTAAGTATCTACACCGATTATTTTGATGTCCGGATTTCGCTCCTTAAAGAATTTTCCGCAGCCAGTTACGGTTCCGCCGGTTCCAGCGCCTGCAACGAAGTGCGTAAGTTTACCTTCAGTCTGCTCCCAAAGTTCGGGCGCCGTCTGTTCGTAGTGCGCCTCGCGGTTCGATAGGTTATCATACTGGTTCACGTACCAGCCGTTCTCGGTTTCGGCAGCCAGACGTTTGGAAACGGAGTAATACGAACGCGGATCGGTTGGTTTCACGTCCGTCGGACAAACAATCACTTCAGCACCAACAGCCCTCAGGATATCGCATTTTTCTTTAGACTGCTTAGAGTTTGTAACGAAGATGCATTTATATCCTTTAACGATCGCCGCGAGTGCAAGTCCCATTCCGGTGTTGCCGGATGTACCCTCGATAATGGTGCCTCCCGGCTTCAGTCGGCCGTCTTTTTCAGCGTCTTCCACCATTTTTACAGCCATACGGTCTTTCACAGAGTTGCCCGGATTAAAAGTTTCAATCTTTGCCAGCACGAGCGCCGGAAAATCTTCACCCAGCACTTTATTCAGTTTCACCAGCGGAGTATTTCCGATGGTTTCAAGTATATTTTGCGAATATTTCATATAAGTTTTATATTTTTTTGCAGCTACAAAAGTAGGCATTCTCACACATTTGGTACGCGCTTTACGCTGCAATCTTTTTTGGCGGCTTCGGCAGCCTCAGCCACCAAAAAAGGATTTACGCTGCAATCGCGGCTGAAAATTCAGGCGCTTTTGTTTCGCAACGTATTGGTTATGTATATTTTATTGAGCGTACCGGCGATATCTTGCTGATAAGGTAACTCGGCAAAATTAGCGCAAAGGCGGAAACCAACAGAATCCCGAGTGAAATGGCTAATATATGCACGAAGTTCAGGTCCACAGGTACCACGCTTATGTAATAGTTTTCAGGATTCAGCGTGATGATGCCGAAATATTTCTGAATCAGCAGAAAGCCCAGCCCGATAATATTTCCCAAAACAAGTCCGGGTATCATAATCATCAGTGTGTAATTGATGAATATGGTCCGGATTTGTCCGTTTGTAGCTCCTAAAGTCTTCAGAAGCCCAATGGAATTTGTTCTTTCGATGATCAGAATCAGCAGAACCATCACGATATTGATGATCACCACCACCAGCATAATGCCGATAATCAGTGCAATATTGGTATCAAAGATCGCAATGAAATCCATGATCTGCGGATATTCCTCAGTGGCTTTCACGGTGTAATTTTTATAGCCTGCGAGCTTGTCAATCACCGGTGCGTCATCGTCGATGTTGTTAATGTTTTTAAGAAAGACGTCGATGCCGCCTGTCTGTTTTTCTTTCATCCCCTGAATTCTGCGTGCATGGTTGATGTCGCCGATGATAAACAGGTCATCAATCATTTTGATGTCAGTTTTATAGATGCCTACCACTTCAAACTTTCGGTAAAGCGGGCTGCGGCTTTCTTTTGAAAAAACCGCCACGATGCTGTCTTTCACATTCAGATGCAGATCCTGCGCAATTTTTTGTGAAATGGCAATCCCGCTGTTGAAACCATCTTCTGAAATTGCAGGCGTAGTTCCCGAAATAAGAAATTTTTTGAAACGTTCGGCATCGAAATCCTTTCCAACACCTTTAAATATAATTCCGGCAAAGTTGTGCTCATTTCGCAGGATCCCGCTTACGGCGACGAAATTCTGTGTAGTTGCCACATCGGGCAGGGCTTTTATTTTGTCGAGCTGTAGCCCTTCAGTAGTGAGTACCGAAGAATTATAGGAGCTGTTGGACTGTTTTGATTTTATTGAAATATGGCCTGAAAAATCTGCCATCCTCTCTTTTATCGCCCGTTTGGAACCTACGCCGGTAGAAACTGTGAGCAGTGAAACAATGACGCCCAATGCCACGGAAAGCCGGCCAATAAAGACGATAACCCGCGAGAGATTATTTTTATTATCTTTGGAAAAAGCTATTTTTTTAGAAAAATATAATGGAAATTTCAAGCGATGATTTTAAAGTTCAAAATTAAAGATTTACTTCTGACTGTGCTAATTTATTTTGGTTTTAGCCAGCTGGGTTTCAGCCAGAATACAGATAAAACCTGTTTTAAAACCGGCGCGGACCGGCCCGAACTTTATCTTCCGTTGCTCGAAAACAAAACCGTGGCAGTGGTTACCAACCAGACCGGTTTAATGAAAGACCGAACTTTTCTTGTAGATTATCTCGTAAAAAATAAAGTTAAAATTAAAACCATTTTTGCGCCCGAACATGGTTTCCGCGGTGATGCAGATGCGGGCGAGCATGTGAAGAACGGCGTAGATACAAGAACCGGAATCCCAATTGTTTCATTGTACGGCGATAATAAAAAACCTAAACCTGAGCAGCTGAAGAATATCGACATTGTTCTTTTTGATATTCAGGATGTGGGTGTAAGATTTTACACTTACATTTCGACCTTAACCTACGTGATGGAAGCTGCGGCTGAAAACGGCGTTAAGGTAATTGTTCTCGACCGGCCAAATCCGCATGATGGCTACATTGACGGACCTGTTTTAAAAGATAAATGGAAAAGTTTTGTCGGGATGCACAATATTCCGGTGGTGTACGGCCTCACCATCGGCGAATACGGAAATATGGTGAACGGCGAGAAGTGGCTGAAAAATGGCCTTCAGCCAAAATATACGCTGATTCCGATGCAGAATTACCACAAAAAACAGCGCTACGGTGTACTCGACAAGCCCTCGCCGAACCTTCCGAATGATCAGGCGATCAATCTTTATCCAAGTTTATGTTTTTTCGAGGGTACGCAGGTTTCAGTGGGCCGCGGGACAGATTTGCCTTTCCAGATTTACGGCAGTCCGTGGACAAAAAATTTACCGTTCAAATTTACTCCGAAACCTACCTACGGCGCCAAAGATCCTTTTCTTAACGGTAAACTGTGCTATGGCGAAGATCTCTCAGCAACTCCGGCAGATTTAAGGCAACTTGATGTCAGCTGGCTGCTTAAGGCTTACAAAAATTACAAAAACCCAGTGCAGGATTTCTTTCTGAAAAATCTTTTCTTCGATAAACTGGCCGGAACCGACGAGCTTCGGAAACAGATAATCGCCGGAAAATCAGAAATGGAAATTAAAAATTCATGGAAAAATGATCTCGAAGATTTCCAGAAGATCAGAAGTAGGTATGTCTTGTACGAAGATTAAGTTACAGATAAAACAAAAAATCGCACTTATTATCGGGGCAATTTTTAAAGCACCCATCATCTAACATCCATCTCCATCATCCCTCACCCCGCACTCCTAAAAACTCGCCTTCACCTGCATTGAGCCAATGTGAATGGTGCGTTCCTCGGAACTTCTGCCTTCATAATTCACATTGAGCTGGATGAAGGAATTAACGGCCTGCTGAAGAAACACAGACCAAACCTGGTTTTTACCCGGCTTCAATCCGTCAAGCATCTGGTTGCCGACGATCGAGAAATTATTGCCGTTGAAATCGTTGTTTATAAACGAGAAATTGCCGCGTACAGAAGTTTTTTTACGTTCCCACTGAAGGCTTCCGGTGAAATCAAGCGTTTTTAAAAATTCCTCGCCATCCTGCCGTTTTTTCTGTCTGAATGCCGATGACAGCTCAGCCTGCAGCGCGTCGGTGAATTTGTAAGTCGCCTTCGGTTTGGTTTCGATATTATTCAGGATGTAATCTCTTGAGCTGAAAAGTTCCGACGCGTTTTCAATGTGATGCAGCGCATTTTCCCAATCGAGCCGGAAATCTTTACTGAACCAATAACCTACGTTCAATAGATGTGAATCCTGGTTACGTTCTTCATTGCTGAAATTTGCGTTAATTAAATTCTGGTTGGTGATGAAACGGTAATTTCCGTTCCAACCCGACTTGTCTGTAGGATTAAACTGCGCGGAGGCTAAAATATTCTGGTTTTTTAAAATCTGATCTTCATTCCGCTCAAAAGGATTCAAAACCAACACTTTTTCACGTTTGAAAAATGAGTTCTGGGAATTGAGTGACAGGTTGAAATTCCATCGCTTCAGGAACTGATTCTGTGAATTTAAAATCACAGACGGATTAACGAAAAGTGCGAGCTGTAGTTTGTTTTTGTTCGAAGGAAGATAATTTACGGTATTGGTGTAAATCCTAATGTATTGCGCCAGATCCGCATATTCGGCAATTTCGAATTCATCGAGCTGCTGTATGCCGTCGCCGTTGTAATCGGTCCATTTGTATGTTCCCTGGCCGTCGGTTACTTTTATATACTGAAATTCGCGTTGTGCTTCTTGGCCGTTGCCAAGTTCATAAAAAGCCTGCAGACGCATGCCGTTTCGGAAAAGTTGCTGGTTGTAGAGGAGGTTGCCGACTACAAAATCCTGATTAAAACTTGCCGTGGCATCCTGGTTCTGATAATAAAATTTACGGTAATGAATTAGTGCGTTAAGCGTAGCTTTCTCGGTTTTTATGAGTTGACTTTCGGCCATCAATCCTACAATGTGATTCATGTTTTCGAGCGTGTTGTTGCTTACAGAATCGTTATCGCGGAAGTAAAGTCGCGCAAGAAGCCGTGTTCTGGTGGAATCGCTGATTTTTTTCTGCACAAAAACTTCTTTCCAGCTGAAACTCGTCACATCAAGTTGTTGCGTATTGTTGAATTTCTTCACATTGTGCTCCATACTTCCGCCAATCGCCCAGCTTCCTTTAGCCGTGGCAACTTCAGAAATAATTCCGGCGCGAGCAAATTTGGTACCCTGGAAGGTTGCTTTGGTATCGAGGTAAGATAAATTTCCTTTTGTAGATAATTTGCCTTTAATCCACCCGAAATCGAGATCGTTTTTGATGCCTTTGTAGAAGTTCTGTTCATCAAGATAATTGAAGCGGTAATTGATGAACGACAGGTTTTCCCATTGGTTGAGGAAGCTGAAAATAAGTCGGTTCTGGGTTCTTTGGTTAAATTCCTCAGCTAAATTAAAATCGCGCGAGAATTCTACATTATTGATACGGTCGAGAATATGAAAGCGCGAACTGATGCGCTGATACTCGAAGCGAGGCGTACCTTTCCACTGTTTATGCGTGATTGTTTTATAGCCGAACACGCGCGCGGCGTAACCCGTGTTTTCGTCGGCGTCTTTGGACGAAAACAGGTTTACATCAAAATTACTTAGCGATACATCAGCACCCACTTTGCCTTCCCGAAGCAGATATTCTGCATTTGCCGAAAACACCTGCGTTTTCTGTGGTGACGGCAGCTTCCGTACAGCGCGGTAATCTCCCAGGCCTTGGCCAACGTACTCGAATACGCGTCCGTTATTTACGGTTTGCTTCAGCTGGTAATCACCCAAATTCTGTCCGAAATAGGTAAAAGCAACGGTATAAAGAGTTTGCGAAGCATCCGCCGAAAATTCATAATAATTACCGGACGGGCTTTCTATAATCCGGTACAGTATTTTATTTACGTCATACTCAGAAACCGTTCCCGAAGGCGCATACATAAGGTTTTGATTGTTTCCCGCATCGGCCAGGATCTGCTGGTCGTCTTCGCTTAGATTTAATGAAAGTGGCGCATTTTTGTTGTCGTTTTCCATAAACCAGCTGAGGCCGGTTTTAAGTCGCTCGCGTTCATGCCGCAGATTGCCGGTTACGAGAAACCTCGTGTAATTCCGGTTGGTATAATTATACGAGATGGTGATGAAATTTTGCTTCAGAATGGCCCGGAAACTCGTGAATGTGACTTCGCCCGTGTTATAATTGATGACATAATCCTGGTTTTCGCCACGCTTCATTAAAATTCCGTCGATATAAACCTGCTCGGAACCTGAAATGATCGTAATGAACTGCTCGCCATTCTTTCCGGTAAGCCGGTAAGGACCCTGGTTACCCTCAACACCCTGAAACCGTATCCTGTGAAATTCGCTTCTTGCAACACCCGCCGAAACGTCGACAAATGTTTTGTTTTCGCGTCCGAACTCCGTCTGAAACTGCAGGCCCATGCTGCGCCGCTGGTAGCGGCCAAAATAGGTGCTGTTATCTTCCAGATCCAAATGGCCGGCTTTAAGGATCGATTTATCCCTGATGTTGAGCTGCATATAAATTTTATCGAATTCTTCAAGTGTCTGCGTATAGCCGTCTGCCTGTATCGGTAGGTTATGATCTGAAATTGAAGCCAGCACGGAAACGTCTTTTGAAAGTTTCCCGGAGATTTGAAGGTCCATCGAGCTTTGCACGCTTTGGCCCTGATTGTTACCGAATGTGATGCCGCGGATAATGGAGCCTTTAGAATTGAGATCGCCCAAAACGGGATTTCTAGTGGACTTTACCAAAACGCCTTCATCCACAATGATTTTGTTCTGAGTTCGGATAAAATCAAGCGTATCCCGGGCGTAAAAGTCTTTTTCGATGATGGCTGTAAGGATCGAATCGCTCTTTAGCGTTTCGGTGTGGGCGTTTGGATTTTTCCAACTGAATATCTGGGCATTAAAACCTGTTAATGCTGAAAATAAAATGAAGAAGAAAAATAGTTTTTTAACCAATGTGCACCGGAACTGGGTGTAAAAATAACGAAAAGTAGTTCGAAAAATTGCAAGTACTATTAACAGTAAATTAACCTTAAAATTATGACATTAATAAAAAATGACGTATTTTCGCGTCACTAATTATTAATTCATTAAAATTTAAAAATGAAAAAATTCTATTCTTTATTCGCAGCTGTAGTTTTAGCCGTAATGGTTAGTGCCCAAGGCAGTGAAAACTTAGATTCAAGACCTACAACGGCAGGGACTAGTTACACAACAGTTAATTTCACAGGTGAAGATGCGACTTCTTGGGCTTTTGCTACTACAAGAATCGTTGATACCTCTGCAAATTATAACATTTCTGGCACCAGCGCACTTTTAAACAGCAATGGAACGGCTACTATAACGTTCGCAAACGGGTTAGGAACTTTGAACTTCCAGTACAGAAAAGCGTTTACGGGGGGCGCAGCAAGGACTGTTCAGGTGTCTGTTGATGGAGTAATTGTAAACACTAGTCCGGCGTTTGGTTCAGGTAGTGGTGCACAGGCAGATGTATACGATTATAGTTTGCTCATTAATAAATCTGGTTCTGTAGTAGTAGAAGTAAAGGTTTTGGGAGCTCAAACTACTTTGGATAATTTTTCATGGACAGCTTATGATTCAACATTAGCGGTAGGTGATGTAAACGCAACAAAAGCCAACCTTGTTAAAAACACTGTTGTTGCTAACACCATTCTATTTGCAGCAAAGGCGGATGTACAGATTTTGTCTATGAATGGACAGGTAGTAAAAACTGCTTCTGTAGACGAAAATACTGCAATGGATGTTTCTTCTTTAGCTAAAGGAATATATATCGTAGCAGGTACTGTAAACGGTAAAGCGGTTTCGCAAAAAATCATTAAAAAGTAATTTTAACTTACTGTTAATCTTTAATACTTCCTTTCTCAGGAAGTATTTTTTTTGTAATTTTGGGTCAATAATTTTAATAGTAATACAATGAAAAAAATCTTTACAATTTTAGGATTGGTTTCGGCTACAACAATAATGTTTGCCCAAACGAATTTAGTGCAGAACCCTGGTTTTGAAAGCGATTTAACTTCCTGGGCAGCTGGTACCGGAAGTGGTTATACTGCTCCTGCCATTTTAACGACGAATCCACATAGCGGTTTAAAATTAGCGGCTTACGAACTTCCTGCTGCTACTACAGGTTTTTATCAAAATGTTGCAATTGCGGGAAATACTCAGTATACACTTACATTTTGGTACAAAGCGTCTACTACTAGACCAGAAGGTACTACTCAAAATAATATTTTCAGATTATGGAGTGTTATGAAAGATACAACTGGAACTCCGGTTTATAATTCTGCAACTGCAAACGATGATCCATTAAGATCAAACAACGGATATTTACCAATCGCTCCAACTGCATGGACTCAGCATACAGTAGTATTTACTTCTCATCCTTCAGCTGCAAGTATAGATGTAGCTTTTAGATCTTATGGTAGTGGTTCTTCTTACGTTGATGATGTACAGTTGGTACAGGGACTTCTTGCAGTTACAGATGTATCTGCATTTGACAAATCAGTTAAAATGAACACTGTAGTAGGAAACGAACTTCGTTTGATCCTTCCTGGTAAAGCTACTGTAAACATTTATTCAGCAGACGGACGTTTGGTAAGCTCTAACAGAGTTGATAACGGACAGGCAATTAATACCTCTTCAATGACAAAAGGAAATTATATTGTAACTGTTGATAACGGATCTGCAAAAGTGAGCAGAAAAGTGATCAAGAACTAATTCTTGTCCTATTTTTATTAATGCCGCTTTTTAACAGAAGCGGCATTTTTGTTTCCACTTCCGCCTGTGCACCGCCTTGCTACGTGCAAAAAATATTATCTTTGCTTTTATGTCACACAACCAAGATAAAAGGCTATTTCTCATCGATGCCTACGCGATGATTTTCCGCGGATATTACGCGCTGATCCGGGCGCCGCGCATGACCAGCGATGGCCGCGACACTTCTGCAATTTTCGGGTTTACCAATTCTTTAATCGAACTGATCCGTCGCGAAAGACCCTCACATCTTGCGGTAGTATTCGATGTGGGACAGGCCAGCGTACGTACCGTTGATTTCGCCGAGTATAAGGCGAACCGTAATGAAACGCCGGAAGCTATTCAGCTTGCAATTCCTTACATTCACCGTATTCTGAAAGCAATGCACGTCCCTATTTTGGGCGTTGAAGGTTATGAAGCTGATGACGTAATCGGAACCATTGCCTGCAAAGCCGAAAAAGAAGGCTACACAACCTTCATGGTGACTCCTGATAAAGATTTTGCACAGCTCGTTACCGATAAAATCAAGATTTATAAACCGGGTCTTAAAGGTGCAGAATTCACCATTTTAGGTGTCGATGAAGTAAAGGAAAAATATGAGATCGAAGATCCTAAACAGGTCATTGATTTTCTCGCGATGATGGGCGATTCGGTGGATAATATTCCCGGACTTGATGGTGTCGGCGAAAAAACAGCAAAAAAATTCCTCAAAGAGTACGGAAATATTGAAAATCTGCTCGCGAACACGCACGAAATTAAAGGCAAACTCCGCGAAAAAGTGGAGGCAAGTGCAGAACGTGGCATTCTTTCTAAAAAACTCGCCACGATCATCTGTGATGCGCCTATCGAATTTCATCAGGAACAATATGACCTTGAAACTCCCGAGTGGGAAAAAGTGAAAGAAGTCTTCGACGAAATTGAGTTTAGGAGGCTTTACGAAAACCTTTACCGCGCATTCGCACCCGCTACGGAGCTAAGTCAGCCTGTCCAGCAGAAATCAGCTGCCAGCGCCAACCCATCATCAATGCAGCTGGACCTTTTTGCGAATTTCGAGGAGCTTGATCACGCCACGCGCACAAAATCTACTTTCGAAGACAACGACGTGCTGTATCAGTATATCGACACACCAAAAGCCCAGAAGATGCTGGCCTGGAACCTGATGTCGCAGAAAGCTGTCGCGTTCGACACTGAAACTACAACTTTAAACGAAATGGATGCGGAGCTTGTGGGATTGAGTTTTTCATACCGAAAAGGACTCGCATACTACATTCCTCTTTCTGAAGACAGATCGGAAGCCATTCAGACGCTCGAAATTTTCCGGGAATTCTTTGAAAAAGAAGATGTTTCCAAGGTTGCGCACAATCTTAAATTCGATTATAAAATCCTGCAGCAATACGGGTTCAGTCTCAAAGGACTTTTGTTTGATACGATGATCGCGCATTATCTGCTGAATCCGGACGGAAAACATGTGATCGATTATCTTTCTGAAATTTACCTCAATTATAAACCCGTCGCGCTCGAAAGTTTAATCGGTAAAAAAGGCAAAAATCAGTTGACTTTCCGATCACTCACGGTTGAAGAACAGACTAATTATGCTGCGGAAGACGCGGATATTA
This window of the Flavobacteriaceae bacterium 3519-10 genome carries:
- a CDS encoding ABC transporter, permease protein — protein: MKFPLYFSKKIAFSKDNKNNLSRVIVFIGRLSVALGVIVSLLTVSTGVGSKRAIKERMADFSGHISIKSKQSNSSYNSSVLTTEGLQLDKIKALPDVATTQNFVAVSGILRNEHNFAGIIFKGVGKDFDAERFKKFLISGTTPAISEDGFNSGIAISQKIAQDLHLNVKDSIVAVFSKESRSPLYRKFEVVGIYKTDIKMIDDLFIIGDINHARRIQGMKEKQTGGIDVFLKNINNIDDDAPVIDKLAGYKNYTVKATEEYPQIMDFIAIFDTNIALIIGIMLVVVIINIVMVLLILIIERTNSIGLLKTLGATNGQIRTIFINYTLMIMIPGLVLGNIIGLGFLLIQKYFGIITLNPENYYISVVPVDLNFVHILAISLGILLVSAFALILPSYLISKISPVRSIKYT
- a CDS encoding DNA polymerase I; this translates as MLRAKNIIFAFMSHNQDKRLFLIDAYAMIFRGYYALIRAPRMTSDGRDTSAIFGFTNSLIELIRRERPSHLAVVFDVGQASVRTVDFAEYKANRNETPEAIQLAIPYIHRILKAMHVPILGVEGYEADDVIGTIACKAEKEGYTTFMVTPDKDFAQLVTDKIKIYKPGLKGAEFTILGVDEVKEKYEIEDPKQVIDFLAMMGDSVDNIPGLDGVGEKTAKKFLKEYGNIENLLANTHEIKGKLREKVEASAERGILSKKLATIICDAPIEFHQEQYDLETPEWEKVKEVFDEIEFRRLYENLYRAFAPATELSQPVQQKSAASANPSSMQLDLFANFEELDHATRTKSTFEDNDVLYQYIDTPKAQKMLAWNLMSQKAVAFDTETTTLNEMDAELVGLSFSYRKGLAYYIPLSEDRSEAIQTLEIFREFFEKEDVSKVAHNLKFDYKILQQYGFSLKGLLFDTMIAHYLLNPDGKHVIDYLSEIYLNYKPVALESLIGKKGKNQLTFRSLTVEEQTNYAAEDADITWQLYEVFAPQLKKENLEDLFYKVEMPLLRVLAKMELEGVALDEKWLAQESIDLENDLRGLEAKIFELADVEFNVNSPRQLGEILFEKLKLDPKAKKTKTGQYATSEDVLQKLSAKHDIIKYILEYRTYQKLKSTYVDALPLQIDKDDNRVHTSFSQTTAATGRLASVNPNLQNIPIRTLRGQQIRGAFVAAEGKKIISADYSQIELRLIAEISNEENMILAFQNGEDIHVSTAARLFDIPLEEVTKTQRGQAKTVNFGIIYGQGAFALAEQTGLSRTEAKQMIESYFENYPRLKKYMGEQVQKAQELGYVETILNRKRHLKDINSANFVVKAHAERNAVNAPIQGSAADVIKLAMIKIDQKLSELNLKTKMLLQVHDELLFEAPQEEVEMVMKLIKTEMESAFETKVPLLVEVGVGDNWLEAH
- a CDS encoding Cystathionine beta-synthase; translated protein: MQRKARTKCVRMPTFVAAKKYKTYMKYSQNILETIGNTPLVKLNKVLGEDFPALVLAKIETFNPGNSVKDRMAVKMVEDAEKDGRLKPGGTIIEGTSGNTGMGLALAAIVKGYKCIFVTNSKQSKEKCDILRAVGAEVIVCPTDVKPTDPRSYYSVSKRLAAETENGWYVNQYDNLSNREAHYEQTAPELWEQTEGKLTHFVAGAGTGGTVTGCGKFFKERNPDIKIIGVDTYGSILKEFHETGELHYDHAYTYITEGIGEDIIPENYDMTVIDHFEKVTDKDGAIYARKLAKEEGIFCGYSAGSAIAALVQMKDQFTKDDVVVVLLHDHGSRYVGKIYNDEWMAEMGWL
- a CDS encoding TPR/glycosyl transferase domain protein, which gives rise to MENKKILIITYYWPPAGGPGVQRWLKFVKYLPEFGWKPTIFIPENPNYPIVDETLKSEVADDLEIIRNRIWEPYQIAEFFGKENKKFKAGQFDVGTNQSWKSKLSVWVRGNFFIPDARVFWVKPSARLLKAYLKENHFDAIVTTGPPHSVHLIGLKLKKEFPDLKWIADFRDPWTEISYYKHLKLTKSADLKHRTLEQQVFKTADITLATSFSDSENFAEKGANAVCITNGFDEVESVTYEKSTKFTLSYVGVLEQLRNPDILWEVLNGILFENPAFSDDFEFKCVGRIDDKILRKINSSPLKNSLRNLGYLSHAEANREMRNSDLLLITNFPDEASKGIIPGKIFEYLATGNQILSFGPKDSDVKIILAETNAGQHFTYDDAAALKVFILQQYENWKSGNLQQETRNIDRFSRKYLTGKLTEILDREPA
- a CDS encoding YzbB, encoding MILKFKIKDLLLTVLIYFGFSQLGFSQNTDKTCFKTGADRPELYLPLLENKTVAVVTNQTGLMKDRTFLVDYLVKNKVKIKTIFAPEHGFRGDADAGEHVKNGVDTRTGIPIVSLYGDNKKPKPEQLKNIDIVLFDIQDVGVRFYTYISTLTYVMEAAAENGVKVIVLDRPNPHDGYIDGPVLKDKWKSFVGMHNIPVVYGLTIGEYGNMVNGEKWLKNGLQPKYTLIPMQNYHKKQRYGVLDKPSPNLPNDQAINLYPSLCFFEGTQVSVGRGTDLPFQIYGSPWTKNLPFKFTPKPTYGAKDPFLNGKLCYGEDLSATPADLRQLDVSWLLKAYKNYKNPVQDFFLKNLFFDKLAGTDELRKQIIAGKSEMEIKNSWKNDLEDFQKIRSRYVLYED